One Glycine max cultivar Williams 82 chromosome 6, Glycine_max_v4.0, whole genome shotgun sequence DNA segment encodes these proteins:
- the LOC100798379 gene encoding WAT1-related protein At5g64700 isoform X3, protein MKGNNPYLVVILIQTIYAAMILLSKVAFDHGMDSFIFVFYRQAAATLFLTPFTFFFEWKTAPPMPFWTFCKIFFISLFGITLTLEIYGIALIYTSVTLAAATSNSLPAITFFLALLLRIESLKIKTTPGIVKLIGIVACLAGAATLAFYKGPPLKFLSHYHLLDYHKTLQHQGRAPSGAWIKGCFLMILSNTCFGLWFVLQAFIIKVYPSKLLFTTIQCFLSSIQSLVIALAVERDIEQWKLGNYGHGRNILLTNMGYREERTRVSSHVNSTGSYYYNLRFCNHLG, encoded by the exons atgaaaggaaaCAACCCCTATTTGGTTGTGATTCTCATACAAACCATATATGCTGCTATGATTCTTCTCTCAAAAGTGGCATTCGATCATGGCATGGACAGTTTTATCTTCGTCTTCTATAGACAGGCAGCAGCAACCCTCTTTTTGACCCCTTTCACTTTCTTCTTCGAATG GAAAACTGCACCACCTATGCCTTTTTGGACCTTCTGcaagatttttttcatttctttatttgG GATTACTTTAACCTTGGAAATATATGGTATCGCCCTTATTTACACTTCAGTAACTTTGGCTGCTGCTACTTCAAACTCTCTTCCAGCAATCACCTTCTTCTTGGCACTCCTACTAAG GATTgagagtttgaaaataaagacgACCCCTGGGATTGTTAAGTTGATAGGCATTGTGGCATGCTTGGCTGGTGCAGCAACCCTTGCCTTTTATAAAGGTCCtcctttgaaatttttaagCCATTATCACCTTTTGGATTACCATAAAACCCTACAACATCAAGGTCGTGCTCCATCCGGTGCGTGGATAAAGGGTTGCTTCCTCATGATCCTCTCCAACACGTGTTTCGGGCTATGGTTTGTACTACAG gcttttattataaaagtataCCCTTCAAAGCTGCTCTTCACAACTATTCAGTGTTTCTTAAGCTCAATTCAGTCTTTGGTCATTGCCTTGGCAGTAGAAAGGGACATTGAGCAATGGAAGTTAG GGAATTATGGTCACGGGCGTAACATACTACTTACAAACATGGGTTATAGAGAAGAAAGGACCCGTGTTTCTAGCCATGTCAACTCCACTGGTTCTTATTATTACAACCTTCGCTTCTGCAACCATCTTGGGTGA
- the LOC100804562 gene encoding auxin-induced protein 5NG4-like has translation MKGNNPYLIVVLVQAIYAAMFLLSKAAFDHGMNNFIFVFYRQAVATIFLTPFTFFFEWKTAPPMPFRTFCKIFFLSLFGITLSLDIYGIGLIYTSATLAAATTNCLPAITFFLAFLLRIESLKIKTTPGIAKLIGVVACLAGAATFAFYKGPSLKFLSHFHLLDYHKSIQHQGHAQSGAWIKGCFLMLLSNTFFGLWLVLQTFIIKGYPSKLLFTTIQCFLSSIQSFVIALAVERDIEQWKLGWNVRLLAVLYCGIMVTGVSYYLQTWVIEKKGPVFLAMSTPLALIITIFASAAVLGEIISLGSLLGGFVLILGLYSVLWGKNREHMPKATLDMEQASSG, from the exons atgaaaggaaacaaCCCTTATTTGATTGTGGTTCTCGTACAAGCCATATATGCTGCTATGTTCCTTCTCTCAAAAGCTGCATTCGATCATGGCATGAACAATTTCATCTTTGTCTTCTATAGACAGGCAGTAGCAACCATCTTTCTCACCCCTTTCACTTTCTTCTTCGAATG GAAAACTGCACCGCCTATGCCCTTTCGGACCTTCTGCAagattttcttcctttctttattTGG GATTACTTTAAGCTTGGACATATATGGTATCGGCCTTATTTACACCTCAGCAACTTTGGCTGCTGCTACCACAAACTGTCTTCCAGCTATCACCTTCTTCTTGGCGTTCCTACTAAG GATTgagagtttgaaaataaagacgACCCCTGGAATTGCTAAGTTGATAGGGGTTGTGGCATGCTTGGCTGGTGCAGCAACCTTTGCCTTTTATAAAGGCCCTTCTTTGAAATTTCTAAGCCATTTTCATCTTTTGGATTACCATAAAAGCATTCAACATCAAGGTCATGCTCAATCCGGTGCATGGATAAAGGGTTGCTTCCTCATGCTCCTCTCCAACACGTTTTTCGGGCTATGGCTTGTACTACAG ACTTTTATTATAAAAGGGTACCCTTCAAAGCTGCTCTTCACAACTATTCAGTGTTTCTTAAGTTCAATTCAGTCTTTTGTCATTGCCTTGGCCGTAGAAAGGgacattgaacaatggaagttgGGTTGGAATGTCAGGCTCCTCGCCGTACTATATTGT GGAATTATGGTCACCGGTGTCTCATATTACTTACAAACATGGGTCATAGAAAAGAAAGGACCCGTGTTTCTAGCCATGTCAACTCCATTGGCTCTCATTATTACAATCTTTGCCTCTGCAGCTGTGTTGGGTGAGATAATCAGTTTGGGAAG TCTTCTAGGAGGGTTCGTATTGATTCTAGGACTGTACAGCGTATTGTGGGGAAAGAACAGGGAGCACATGCCAAAAGCCACATTAGACATGGAGCAAGCATCATCGGGTTAA
- the LOC100804562 gene encoding auxin-induced protein 5NG4-like isoform X1 — MFGCRKTAPPMPFRTFCKIFFLSLFGITLSLDIYGIGLIYTSATLAAATTNCLPAITFFLAFLLRIESLKIKTTPGIAKLIGVVACLAGAATFAFYKGPSLKFLSHFHLLDYHKSIQHQGHAQSGAWIKGCFLMLLSNTFFGLWLVLQTFIIKGYPSKLLFTTIQCFLSSIQSFVIALAVERDIEQWKLGWNVRLLAVLYCGIMVTGVSYYLQTWVIEKKGPVFLAMSTPLALIITIFASAAVLGEIISLGSLLGGFVLILGLYSVLWGKNREHMPKATLDMEQASSG, encoded by the exons ATG TTTGGCTGTAGGAAAACTGCACCGCCTATGCCCTTTCGGACCTTCTGCAagattttcttcctttctttattTGG GATTACTTTAAGCTTGGACATATATGGTATCGGCCTTATTTACACCTCAGCAACTTTGGCTGCTGCTACCACAAACTGTCTTCCAGCTATCACCTTCTTCTTGGCGTTCCTACTAAG GATTgagagtttgaaaataaagacgACCCCTGGAATTGCTAAGTTGATAGGGGTTGTGGCATGCTTGGCTGGTGCAGCAACCTTTGCCTTTTATAAAGGCCCTTCTTTGAAATTTCTAAGCCATTTTCATCTTTTGGATTACCATAAAAGCATTCAACATCAAGGTCATGCTCAATCCGGTGCATGGATAAAGGGTTGCTTCCTCATGCTCCTCTCCAACACGTTTTTCGGGCTATGGCTTGTACTACAG ACTTTTATTATAAAAGGGTACCCTTCAAAGCTGCTCTTCACAACTATTCAGTGTTTCTTAAGTTCAATTCAGTCTTTTGTCATTGCCTTGGCCGTAGAAAGGgacattgaacaatggaagttgGGTTGGAATGTCAGGCTCCTCGCCGTACTATATTGT GGAATTATGGTCACCGGTGTCTCATATTACTTACAAACATGGGTCATAGAAAAGAAAGGACCCGTGTTTCTAGCCATGTCAACTCCATTGGCTCTCATTATTACAATCTTTGCCTCTGCAGCTGTGTTGGGTGAGATAATCAGTTTGGGAAG TCTTCTAGGAGGGTTCGTATTGATTCTAGGACTGTACAGCGTATTGTGGGGAAAGAACAGGGAGCACATGCCAAAAGCCACATTAGACATGGAGCAAGCATCATCGGGTTAA
- the LOC100798379 gene encoding WAT1-related protein At5g64700 isoform X1, which yields MKGNNPYLVVILIQTIYAAMILLSKVAFDHGMDSFIFVFYRQAAATLFLTPFTFFFEWKTAPPMPFWTFCKIFFISLFGITLTLEIYGIALIYTSVTLAAATSNSLPAITFFLALLLRIESLKIKTTPGIVKLIGIVACLAGAATLAFYKGPPLKFLSHYHLLDYHKTLQHQGRAPSGAWIKGCFLMILSNTCFGLWFVLQAFIIKVYPSKLLFTTIQCFLSSIQSLVIALAVERDIEQWKLGWNARLLAVLYCGIMVTGVTYYLQTWVIEKKGPVFLAMSTPLVLIITTFASATILGEIISLGSLLGGFILILGLYSVLWGKSKEHHMPKVSLDVEQTSSN from the exons atgaaaggaaaCAACCCCTATTTGGTTGTGATTCTCATACAAACCATATATGCTGCTATGATTCTTCTCTCAAAAGTGGCATTCGATCATGGCATGGACAGTTTTATCTTCGTCTTCTATAGACAGGCAGCAGCAACCCTCTTTTTGACCCCTTTCACTTTCTTCTTCGAATG GAAAACTGCACCACCTATGCCTTTTTGGACCTTCTGcaagatttttttcatttctttatttgG GATTACTTTAACCTTGGAAATATATGGTATCGCCCTTATTTACACTTCAGTAACTTTGGCTGCTGCTACTTCAAACTCTCTTCCAGCAATCACCTTCTTCTTGGCACTCCTACTAAG GATTgagagtttgaaaataaagacgACCCCTGGGATTGTTAAGTTGATAGGCATTGTGGCATGCTTGGCTGGTGCAGCAACCCTTGCCTTTTATAAAGGTCCtcctttgaaatttttaagCCATTATCACCTTTTGGATTACCATAAAACCCTACAACATCAAGGTCGTGCTCCATCCGGTGCGTGGATAAAGGGTTGCTTCCTCATGATCCTCTCCAACACGTGTTTCGGGCTATGGTTTGTACTACAG gcttttattataaaagtataCCCTTCAAAGCTGCTCTTCACAACTATTCAGTGTTTCTTAAGCTCAATTCAGTCTTTGGTCATTGCCTTGGCAGTAGAAAGGGACATTGAGCAATGGAAGTTAGGTTGGAATGCCAGGCTCCTCGCCGTATTATATTGT GGAATTATGGTCACGGGCGTAACATACTACTTACAAACATGGGTTATAGAGAAGAAAGGACCCGTGTTTCTAGCCATGTCAACTCCACTGGTTCTTATTATTACAACCTTCGCTTCTGCAACCATCTTGGGTGAGATTATCAGTTTGGGAAG TCTTCTCGGAGGATTCATATTGATTCTAGGATTGTACAGCGTATTGTGGGGAAAGAGCAAAGAGCATCACATGCCAAAAGTCTCACTAGACGTGGAGCAAACATCGAGTAATTAA
- the LOC100798379 gene encoding WAT1-related protein At5g64700 isoform X2, with protein MKGNNPYLVVILIQTIYAAMILLSKVAFDHGMDSFIFVFYRQAAATLFLTPFTFFFEWITLTLEIYGIALIYTSVTLAAATSNSLPAITFFLALLLRIESLKIKTTPGIVKLIGIVACLAGAATLAFYKGPPLKFLSHYHLLDYHKTLQHQGRAPSGAWIKGCFLMILSNTCFGLWFVLQAFIIKVYPSKLLFTTIQCFLSSIQSLVIALAVERDIEQWKLGWNARLLAVLYCGIMVTGVTYYLQTWVIEKKGPVFLAMSTPLVLIITTFASATILGEIISLGSLLGGFILILGLYSVLWGKSKEHHMPKVSLDVEQTSSN; from the exons atgaaaggaaaCAACCCCTATTTGGTTGTGATTCTCATACAAACCATATATGCTGCTATGATTCTTCTCTCAAAAGTGGCATTCGATCATGGCATGGACAGTTTTATCTTCGTCTTCTATAGACAGGCAGCAGCAACCCTCTTTTTGACCCCTTTCACTTTCTTCTTCGAATG GATTACTTTAACCTTGGAAATATATGGTATCGCCCTTATTTACACTTCAGTAACTTTGGCTGCTGCTACTTCAAACTCTCTTCCAGCAATCACCTTCTTCTTGGCACTCCTACTAAG GATTgagagtttgaaaataaagacgACCCCTGGGATTGTTAAGTTGATAGGCATTGTGGCATGCTTGGCTGGTGCAGCAACCCTTGCCTTTTATAAAGGTCCtcctttgaaatttttaagCCATTATCACCTTTTGGATTACCATAAAACCCTACAACATCAAGGTCGTGCTCCATCCGGTGCGTGGATAAAGGGTTGCTTCCTCATGATCCTCTCCAACACGTGTTTCGGGCTATGGTTTGTACTACAG gcttttattataaaagtataCCCTTCAAAGCTGCTCTTCACAACTATTCAGTGTTTCTTAAGCTCAATTCAGTCTTTGGTCATTGCCTTGGCAGTAGAAAGGGACATTGAGCAATGGAAGTTAGGTTGGAATGCCAGGCTCCTCGCCGTATTATATTGT GGAATTATGGTCACGGGCGTAACATACTACTTACAAACATGGGTTATAGAGAAGAAAGGACCCGTGTTTCTAGCCATGTCAACTCCACTGGTTCTTATTATTACAACCTTCGCTTCTGCAACCATCTTGGGTGAGATTATCAGTTTGGGAAG TCTTCTCGGAGGATTCATATTGATTCTAGGATTGTACAGCGTATTGTGGGGAAAGAGCAAAGAGCATCACATGCCAAAAGTCTCACTAGACGTGGAGCAAACATCGAGTAATTAA